AGCGGTATCTCACCGAGTCCGTGACTGAAATCGATGGCCAACCACTGACCGGCGGCGGCCACCGTGACGGCGCGATCGTCCAGGGTGCGGACGGTGTGCAGCAGTTCTGCCGGGTCTGCGGAGCCCGATGGCGTCGCGATCGAGTGCAGTCGCGGTGCATCGGCCGGATCGACGTGACCCCAACGGGTACTCGCCGGCGACGGGACCAGGCAGAGCCGGGCGACCGGTCCCGCCGCTGTCATGGCATCGAGTCGTGCGGCGAGTAGATCCGGTGCGGGAAGCGCCAGCGGCCCGACCACGATGGTCGAGCGACGCCTGCTGTGCGCCGCGTCCAGCGTCGCCACCGGCACGCGCGGCGTCTGCGCCACGCTTCGATCGGCAACAAGATAAGACATGACGCAGCGACCTTAGCAATGTCGGTCGCCGATGTTGGGTCTACCTTTTGTGACCCAGTCGGTCACAGTGTGTGCGGCGGGTGGGCTCAGCGGTCAGGACTGCGGAGATGCCGGAAATGTGGCGTTGCCAGCCGTTTTCGCGATATCGCTGCCATCATGGTCGGGCTCGACGACCTCGCCGCGGCTGCTGATGAAGACCGCGGCCAGGGCACCCACCAGACATACGACTGCGGTGATGGCGAAGATCTCGCCGTACTGCATGGTGTACGCGGTCCGGGTGTTCTCCATGAGTTGCCTACCGGCGTCCATCATGTTGGTGGTGTTGACCACCGGCAGCGATGCCAGGATCTGGTTGAAGCGGTACAGGCCCCATGCCGATAGGGCCGCCATGCCGATGAGCATGCCGATCATCCGAGAGACGACCACCGCGGCCGAGGCGATTCCGTGTTCGGCTGACGGAACGACGCGCAGGGCCGCCGACGTCAGCGGACCGATCACCAGGCCGAGGCCGAAGCCGGCAAGGGCGAGGTCGGTATCGAAGGCGGGCAGCGTGAACAGACCCAGATCGTGACGAGCCGACAGCACATCGACGGTCCAGTGCGAGATCAGCCAGTACCCGAAGGCCGCGATGATCAGGCCGGTCACCGCGATCGGCCGGTCACCTATCCGGGTGGCCAGCCATCCACCGAGCAGCGCGCCGATCGGCAGCGCGATGAGGAAGCGCAGCAGCAGGACGACTGCTTCGTTCTTGTCCATGCCGAGCACGCCCTGGCCGAACAGCTCCACATTCACCAGCGTCACCATCAGAGCGGCGCCGGCGCACAGTGATGCCCCCAGAGCGGCAAGGAACGGCCGGAACTTCACGCCCGCAGGTTCCATGAGGCGCGTGGTGGCCCGCTTCTCCCAGACGAAGAATCCGATGATGGTCACTACGGCGACGATCAGCAGTGGCATGCCGTAGCTCGGCAGCAGGTTCTTGCCGTCGGGTGACGGATTGTAGAGGCCCACGACCGCCGCGCCGAGCGCGATCGCCAGCAGTACCCCGCCGACGACATCGACCTTCTGCTGTGGCTGATCCTTGTCCCTGGCCGGAACACTGAAATGGATCATCACCATCGCGACTGCGGCCATGGGGATGTTGATCCAGAAGATGTCACGCCAGGTGTTCAGCGCCCACACCACGGCGATGCCGTACAGCGGACCCAACACACTGCCGAGTTCCTGCGCCGCGCCGATACCGCCGAGCACGGTCGCCCGGCCACGGTCGGACCACAGATCGGCCGCCAGCGCCAGGGTCACGGGCAGCAGCGCGCCACTGGCGATACCGAGCAGAGTACGTCCGATGACCAGGGTCGTCAGATCGCCGGCAAGCGCGGTCACCGTCGAGCCGACCATGAAGCCGAGCAGGCCGGCCTGCAGGATCAGCTTGCGGCCGAACCGGTCGGAGGCCTTGCCCAGCAGCGGCATCGCTGCGATATAGCCGAGCAGATAGCTCGTCACGATGGGCGTGACCTGCTGAATCTGGTTTATCGGTATGCCGACGTCGCGCATGATGTCGGTCATGATGGTGATCACGA
The sequence above is drawn from the Mycolicibacterium neoaurum VKM Ac-1815D genome and encodes:
- a CDS encoding MFS transporter gives rise to the protein MSAATSHRAGGRAGTNRRLAISAGGLAVTLGALDTYVVITIMTDIMRDVGIPINQIQQVTPIVTSYLLGYIAAMPLLGKASDRFGRKLILQAGLLGFMVGSTVTALAGDLTTLVIGRTLLGIASGALLPVTLALAADLWSDRGRATVLGGIGAAQELGSVLGPLYGIAVVWALNTWRDIFWINIPMAAVAMVMIHFSVPARDKDQPQQKVDVVGGVLLAIALGAAVVGLYNPSPDGKNLLPSYGMPLLIVAVVTIIGFFVWEKRATTRLMEPAGVKFRPFLAALGASLCAGAALMVTLVNVELFGQGVLGMDKNEAVVLLLRFLIALPIGALLGGWLATRIGDRPIAVTGLIIAAFGYWLISHWTVDVLSARHDLGLFTLPAFDTDLALAGFGLGLVIGPLTSAALRVVPSAEHGIASAAVVVSRMIGMLIGMAALSAWGLYRFNQILASLPVVNTTNMMDAGRQLMENTRTAYTMQYGEIFAITAVVCLVGALAAVFISSRGEVVEPDHDGSDIAKTAGNATFPASPQS